A section of the Triticum dicoccoides isolate Atlit2015 ecotype Zavitan chromosome 7A, WEW_v2.0, whole genome shotgun sequence genome encodes:
- the LOC119330785 gene encoding protein NPG1-like, whose product MAEPEDGGEVAPPEAAAAATSAAAHSSPPAKEEPAAAAEAKPASSGEAVSLNYEEARALLGRLEFQKGNVEDALCVFDGIDLQAAIERFQPSSSKKTTEATLVLEAIYLKALSLQKLGKSIEAAKQCKSVIDSVESMFKNGTPDIEQKLQETINKSVELLPEAWKKAGSLQETFASYRRALLSPWNLDEECIARIQKRFAAFLLYGCVEWSPPSSGSPAEGTFVPKTNIEEAILLLTTVLKKFYQGKTHWDPSVMEHLTYALSICSRPSLIADHLEEVLPGIYPRTERWNTLAFCYYGVAQKEVALNFLRKSLNKHENPKDTMALLLAAKICSEDCRLASEGVEYARRAIANTESLDVHLKSTGLHFLGSCLSKKAKIVSSDHQRAMLHAETMKSLTESMSLDRYNPNLIFDMGVQYAEQRNMNAALRCAKEFVDATGGAVSKGWRFLALVLSAQQRYSEAEVATNAALDETAKWDQGSLLRIKAKLKVAQSSPMEAVEAYRVLLALVQAQKNSPKKVEGEAGGVTEFEIWQGLANLYSSLSHTRDAEVCLQKATALKSYSAATLEAEGYMHEVRKESKEAMAAYVNASATELDHVSSKVAIGALLSKQGGKYLPAARAFLSDALRVEPTNRMAWLNLGKVHKLDGRISDAADCFQAAVMLEESDPVESFRTLS is encoded by the exons AAGGAGGAGCCGGCGGCAGCGGCAGAGGCAAAGCCGGCCAGCTCCGGCGAGGCGGTCTCCCTCAACTACGAG GAAGCGAGAGCTCTCTTAGGAAGGCTGGAATTTCAGAAAGGCAATGTAGAAGATGCACTTTGTGTGTTTGATGGAATAGACCTTCAAGCTGCCATTGAGCGCTTCCAGCCATCATCCTCGAAGAAAACAACAGAAGCTACTCTTGTTCTCGAAGCCATTTACTTGAAAGCATTGTCCCTTCAGAAGCTAGGAAAATCAATAG AGGCCGCTAAACAATGCAAAAGCGTCATCGATTCTGTTGAAAGTATGTTCAAGAATGGCACTCCTGACATCGAACAGAAGCTACAAGAAACTATCAATAAATCTGTGGAACTTCTCCCAGAGGCCTGGAAAAAAGCTGGCTCTCTTCAGGAAACATTTGCTTCGTACAGACGCGCTCTTCTCAGCCCGTGGAACCTCGACGAGGAATGCATTGCAAGGATTCAAAAGAGATTTGCTGCTTTCTTGTTGTATGGTTGTGTGGAGTGGAGTCCGCCCAGCTCTGGTTCACCAGCTGAAGGCACTTTTGTTCccaagacaaatattgaggaagccATTCTACTCCTCACAACAGTATTGAAGAAGTTTTATCAGGGAAAGACCCACTGGGATCCCTCGGTGATGGAACACTTGACCTACGCATTGTCGATTTGCAGCCGGCCTTCTCTTATTGCAGATCATCTGGAGGAGGTTCTACCTGGGATATATCCTCGGACGGAGAGATGGAACACACTAGCATTTTGCTACTATGGTGTTGCTCAGAAAGAAGTCGCTCTAAATTTCCTGAGGAAGTCCTTGAATAAGCATGAGAACCCAAAAGATACAATGGCATTGCTGTTAGCCGCCAAGATATGTAGCGAGGACTGCCGTCTTGCCTCCGAGGGTGTCGAGTACGCAAGAAGAGCGATTGCAAACACGGAATCATTAGATGTTCATCTGAAGAGCACCGGCCTCCATTTCTTGGGGAGTTGCCTGAGTAAGAAGGCCAAGATTGTTTCATCCGATCACCAAAGAGCTATGTTGCACGCAGAAACTATGAAGTCCCTTACGGAGTCGATGTCTCTTGACCGCTACAACCCAAACCTAATATTCGACATGGGAGTTCAATACGCTGAGCAGCGGAACATGAACGCCGCGCTGAGATGTGCCAAAGAGTTTGTCGACGCGACCGGTGGAGCGGTCTCGAAAGGTTGGAGGTTTCTAGCCCTAGTCCTCTCCGCACAGCAAAGATACTCCGAAGCAGAAGTGGCGACCAATGCCGCGTTAGACGAGACCGCAAAGTGGGATCAAGGATCACTGCTCAGGATAAAGGCTAAGCTGAAGGTCGCTCAATCGTCGCCCATGGAGGCGGTGGAGGCATACCGGGTCCTCCTTGCTCTTGTTCAGGCCCAGAAGAATTCGCCTAAGAAAGTGGAG GGAGAGGCTGGTGGAGTAACCGAGTTCGAAATCTGGCAAGGTCTTGCAAATCTGTACTCCAGCCTCTCACACACCAGGGACGCCGAGGTATGTTTGCAGAAAGCCACAGCCCTGAAATCGTACTCCGCCGCGACACTCGAAGCCGAAG GTTACATGCACGAGGTGCGCAAGGAGAGCAAGGAGGCGATGGCGGCCTACGTGAACGCCTCGGCGACGGAGCTGGATCACGTGTCGTCCAAGGTGGCCATCGGGGCGCTGCTCTCCAAGCAGGGGGGCAAGTACCTCCCGGCGGCGAGGGCCTTCCTCTCGGACGCCCTGAGGGTCGAGCCGACGAACCGGATGGCGTGGCTCAACCTGGGGAAGGTGCACAAGCTCGACGGGAGGATTTCCGACGCCGCCGACTGCTTCCAGGCGGCGGTGATGCTCGAGGAGTCGGATCCCGTGGAGAGTTTTAGGACGCTCTCATGA